In Deltaproteobacteria bacterium, the genomic stretch CTGGGACAGCCGCATGACATTCTCCAGTTGGCCGGTGGCGTGCTGGAACCTGAGGTTGAAAAACTCCTCCTTTAGGTCTTTCTCCTTTTGCAATAGCTCATCGATGCTCAATTCCTGCAGTTCCCTCGCCCTCATCATGCCTCCTCCCGGGCCACAAACCTGGTGGCGATGGGGAGTTTATGCGATGCAAGCCTAAAGGCTTCCCTTGCCCTCTCTTCAGCGACGCCCTCCATCTCGTATAGGATGTGGCCTGATTTCACAACGGCCACCCATCCCTCTACGTTCCCCTTCCCCTTCCCCATCCTGGTCTCGGCCGGTTTCTTGACGATGGGCTTATCAGGGAAGATGCGGATCCAGATCCTCCCCGTTCTCTTTATGAAGCGGGTCATGGCAATACGGGCCGCCTCTATCTGGCGGCTGGTTATCCACCCGCCCTCCAGGGCCTGCATGCCGAAGTCGCCAAAGTTGAGCTCTGTCCCTGCCCAGGCCCTACCTTTCATCCTTCCCTTCTGTTGTTTACGGTATTTGGTCTTTTTAGGCGCTAGCATCTTGTTTCACCGTTTAAGAGGTAGTAACCTCTCGAGGGGATAGCACCTCTCCTTTAAATATCCAGACCTTTACCCCTATCACCCCGTAGGTGGTCTTGGCCTCGGCAAATCCGTAGTCAATGTCCGCACGAATGGTATGCAAAGGGACTCTCCCCTCTCTGTACCACTCCCGGCGGGCCATCTCCCTTCCTCCCAATCTCCCCGCACAGGCGATCTTTATCCCCTGCGCCCCCAATTTTAGTGCAGAGGTAACACTACGCCTCATCGCCCTCCTGAAGGCCACCCTCCTCTCTAACTGGAATGCCACGTTCTCTGCCACCAGTTGGGCGTCTATCTCGGCCTTTCTGATCTCCTTGATATTGATGATGACTTCCTTTTTCGTCAAGGCTTGGAGCTCGTTTTTTGAATTCTCCACCTCCGTTCCCTTTTTGCCGATGATGATCCCCGGCCTAGCGGTATAGATATTTACCTTTGTCTTACTCGCTTTGTTTGCAACTCTTTCTATCTCCACCTTGGAGACCCCTGCATGGTAGAGCTTGGTCTTGATGTAACCCCTGATGGTCAGGTCTTCACGCAATAAGGTGGCGTAATTCTTTTCCGCGAACCATTTGGAACTCCAACCTTTAATGGTTCCCAATCTAAACCCAATGGGATGGACCTTTTGCCCCAAACCATCACCTCCCTTTTTTATTTCTCATCCAAGACCACCGTTATATGACTGGTCCTCTTTCTGATCATGGTGGCCCTGCCCATAGCCCTGGGCATATATCTCTTAAGTGTAGGACCACCATCTACATAGATCCTCTTGATCCAGAGGGCGTCTACATCCATGTTGGTATTATGCTGGGCGTTGGCCACGGCGGAGTTGATCAGCTTGGTCAGTTTCTTTGCAAAGGCCTTATTGGTAAAGGCCAATATGTTCAAGGCCTCCTCCACCTTTTTACCCCTAACCAGATCTGCCACCAACCTGGTCTTCCGAGGGGATGTCCTTACATATCTTACTTTAGCCGTGACCTCCATCTTACCTCCAACCTCTATCTCTTGCCCTTGACCCTGGTCTTCTTATCCCCGGCATGGCCGTAAAAGGTACGGGTAGGTGCAAACTCACCTAGCTTATAGCCCACCATCTCCTCGGTGATGAAGACGGGGATGAATTTTTTTCCGTTATGGACCGCTATGGTCAACCCCACCAATTCAGGGGTGATGGTGGACCTGCGCGACCAGGTCTTGATCACCTTGTCGCTCCTGCCCTCTTTGGTCTTCAGGATCTTCCTTAAAAGGCTGGGTTCGACATATGGCCCTTTCTTTAGAGAACGTGCCACAACTCCTCCTGCTTAAAACGATCTCCGATCGTTTTCTTCAGGGCCGATGCATCGGCCCTGAAACCACCAAAGGTATTTTCCTTATTGGGGGTCTGGGGGCTTTGCCCCCAGAGAGATGGGCTTTGCCCATCATTTTCTCCTTTTAATGATGTATTTATCGGTAGTCTTATTTCTCCTGGTCTTATACCCCTTGGTGGGAAGCCCCCAAGGGCTTACGGGGTGCCTCCCCCCAGAGCTCTTTCCTTCCCCCCCGCCTAGGGGGTGGTCTACAGGGTTCATGGCTACACCCCTCACATGGGGGCGCTTCCCCAGCCATCTGGACCTGCCCGCCTTTCCAAGTGAGATGTTTTCATGATCTATGTTGCTTACCTGTCCGATGGTGGCGTAGCATTCTTGATGTACAAGCCTTACTTCCCCCGAGGGGAGCCTTATGTGGGCATACTTCCCCTCTTTTGCCATAATCTGTCCATATCCTCCCGCACTCCTGATTAGCTGCCCCCCTTTTCCTATCTTCAACTCCACATTGTGGATGAGGGTACCCAAAGGAATATTTTTCAGGGGGAGGGCGTTTCCGGGATTGATGTCTACATCCTCCCCTGTTGTGACCTCATCACCCACCTTTAGATCTAGGGGGGCGAGGATATATCTCTTTTCACCATCGGCATAGTACAATAGGGCGATTCTGGCGGAGCGGTTTGGGTCATACTCGATCCCTGCCACCTTGGCTGAGACCCCAGTCTTGTCCCTCCTCACGAAGTCGATCACCCGGTACATCCTCTTGCGCCCACCCCCTCTGTGCCTGGTGGTCATTCTCCCGTAACAGTTTCTCCCACCACTCTTTTTTAAAGGGCGCAAGAGGCTGCGCTCTGGTTCAACACGGGTGATCTCCTCAAAGGCGGAGACCATCTGAAACCTCCTACCCGGGGATGTAGGTTGATATTTTCTGACGCTCATGGATAAGCTCTCCTCCGTTTAAGTTCCCTCAAAGAAGTCAATGCGGTTCTCAGGTTTCAGGGTGACCACCGCCTTTTTCCAATCGGGCCGCTTTCCGATGCTGCGTCCAATCCTTCTGGGTTTCCCTTTCATAGTGGAGACGTTTACTTTTAAAACCTTCACCTTAAAAAGGCGCTCTACCGCCTCTTTTATCTCCAGCTTGTTTGCCTCTCTATCCACGATGAAGGCGACCTTGTTCTCCTCATCCTTGAGGATATTCGCCTTCTCAGTGATCAGGGGCCTCTTGATTACCCGATAGGTATCCCTCATCCCTTCAGCTTCTCCTCAATCCTCTCGATGGCCGGCTTCAGGATGATCAGATGTTCGTATTTGAGAATATCAAATACATTGAGCCCCTCACATCTTAAGACCTTGACCCAGGGTACGTTTTTGGCGGACCTCTCCAAATTGAGATTCTCCCCATCGGTCACGATCAAGGCGTTTTTGATCCCCAAGTCCTCCATTATGTTTACAAAGGCCTTGGTCTTTATCTCGGGGGGAGAAAGGTCCTCGAGGAGGGTGAATTTGCCCTCTTGGTAGCGGAGGCTTAAGGCTGAGCGTAGGGCAGCTCGGCGGACCTTTTTGGGGAGGGGGTAGCTGTAGTCCTTGGGGTGGGGGCCGAAGACAACACCACCCCCCCGCCACAAGGGAGACCTGATGGTCCCAACTCGCGCCCTTCCCGTTCCCTTCTGTCTCCAGGGCTTCCGTCCCCCACCTCTCTTCGCCGAGCGATTCTTGGTAGAGGCGGTCCCTTGACGCCTCTTGGCCAATTGCCACTTGACCACCTCATAGAAGAGATGGCGCTTGATCGGGGCCTTAAAGATGTGGTCTTTTAACTTCAGTTTCCCCACCTTCTCCTTTGCTAGATTGTAGACCTCGCAGGTAGCCATTCCCTCTTCCCTTTTAGCCCTTTTCGGCTGCCCCTTGTTCTTCTTTCTTAACCCCCTTCTTTTTGGCCTCCCTGATGACCACAATGGAGTTGGCCGAGCCAGGGACGGCCCCTTTTACCAAGAGGAGGTTTCTCCCCGGTTTTAAATCTACGATCTTTAGATTTTGTATGGTAATCCTACTGTTGCCGAAGTGTCCAGGCATCTTTTTTCCCCTAAAGGTCTTGGACGGGGTAGCTGCGGCACCGATGGCACCGCCATGCCTAAAGTGTTCATGGGTCCCATGGGAGCCAGGGGCACCGCTGAAGCCGTGCCGCTTCATAACCCCGGTAAAGCCCCTCCCTTTGCTGGTACCGGTCACATCGACGAAATCACCTACCTTAAAGACATCAAGGGTTATCTCCTGCCCCAATTTATATTCCCCTACCTCGTCCACCCGGAACTCCTTTAGGGCATAAAAAGGACCCTTGCCACTCTTTTGAAAATGCCCTGATAAGGGGCGATTGACTCTTTGAGGTCTTTTCTCCATGAAGCCAAGCTGGAGGGCGTTATACCCCTCTTTTTCCCTAGTCTTGATCTGGACGACAGCACAGGGGCCTGCCTCTATGACAGTTACAGGCACGACAGTGCCATTTTCGGTGAAGACCTGCGTTATCCCCAACTTTTGTCCGATGATACCCCTTAGCATGGAA encodes the following:
- the rpmC gene encoding 50S ribosomal protein L29 — translated: MRARELQELSIDELLQKEKDLKEEFFNLRFQHATGQLENVMRLSQVKHDIARVKTILREKG
- the rplP gene encoding 50S ribosomal protein L16 codes for the protein MLAPKKTKYRKQQKGRMKGRAWAGTELNFGDFGMQALEGGWITSRQIEAARIAMTRFIKRTGRIWIRIFPDKPIVKKPAETRMGKGKGNVEGWVAVVKSGHILYEMEGVAEERAREAFRLASHKLPIATRFVAREEA
- the rpsC gene encoding 30S ribosomal protein S3, whose amino-acid sequence is MGQKVHPIGFRLGTIKGWSSKWFAEKNYATLLREDLTIRGYIKTKLYHAGVSKVEIERVANKASKTKVNIYTARPGIIIGKKGTEVENSKNELQALTKKEVIINIKEIRKAEIDAQLVAENVAFQLERRVAFRRAMRRSVTSALKLGAQGIKIACAGRLGGREMARREWYREGRVPLHTIRADIDYGFAEAKTTYGVIGVKVWIFKGEVLSPREVTTS
- the rplV gene encoding 50S ribosomal protein L22 — its product is MEVTAKVRYVRTSPRKTRLVADLVRGKKVEEALNILAFTNKAFAKKLTKLINSAVANAQHNTNMDVDALWIKRIYVDGGPTLKRYMPRAMGRATMIRKRTSHITVVLDEK
- the rpsS gene encoding 30S ribosomal protein S19 → MARSLKKGPYVEPSLLRKILKTKEGRSDKVIKTWSRRSTITPELVGLTIAVHNGKKFIPVFITEEMVGYKLGEFAPTRTFYGHAGDKKTRVKGKR
- the rplB gene encoding 50S ribosomal protein L2 encodes the protein MSVRKYQPTSPGRRFQMVSAFEEITRVEPERSLLRPLKKSGGRNCYGRMTTRHRGGGRKRMYRVIDFVRRDKTGVSAKVAGIEYDPNRSARIALLYYADGEKRYILAPLDLKVGDEVTTGEDVDINPGNALPLKNIPLGTLIHNVELKIGKGGQLIRSAGGYGQIMAKEGKYAHIRLPSGEVRLVHQECYATIGQVSNIDHENISLGKAGRSRWLGKRPHVRGVAMNPVDHPLGGGEGKSSGGRHPVSPWGLPTKGYKTRRNKTTDKYIIKRRK
- the rplW gene encoding 50S ribosomal protein L23 — its product is MRDTYRVIKRPLITEKANILKDEENKVAFIVDREANKLEIKEAVERLFKVKVLKVNVSTMKGKPRRIGRSIGKRPDWKKAVVTLKPENRIDFFEGT
- the rplD gene encoding 50S ribosomal protein L4, which produces MATCEVYNLAKEKVGKLKLKDHIFKAPIKRHLFYEVVKWQLAKRRQGTASTKNRSAKRGGGRKPWRQKGTGRARVGTIRSPLWRGGGVVFGPHPKDYSYPLPKKVRRAALRSALSLRYQEGKFTLLEDLSPPEIKTKAFVNIMEDLGIKNALIVTDGENLNLERSAKNVPWVKVLRCEGLNVFDILKYEHLIILKPAIERIEEKLKG
- the rplC gene encoding 50S ribosomal protein L3, which translates into the protein MLRGIIGQKLGITQVFTENGTVVPVTVIEAGPCAVVQIKTREKEGYNALQLGFMEKRPQRVNRPLSGHFQKSGKGPFYALKEFRVDEVGEYKLGQEITLDVFKVGDFVDVTGTSKGRGFTGVMKRHGFSGAPGSHGTHEHFRHGGAIGAAATPSKTFRGKKMPGHFGNSRITIQNLKIVDLKPGRNLLLVKGAVPGSANSIVVIREAKKKGVKKEEQGAAEKG